TAGTTGTTTTGAAAATGAAACGCCATTTTCACCGAACGATACATCACCTCGCCGCGATGCGCGAAAATTTGCGGTTCGGGCGTGCTTAAAATGCGGGCGTTGCCATATCCGACAAGCTTTTGAAATATCTCAAAGCCTTCCTCCGTAAAAAAACGTTTCACCGAACGATACTTGCCGTTTCGTATGGCCGCCGAGACCTTTTGAACGATTTCCTTATATGTTTCGGGATTTCGGACAAATTCCATATCCGCCGCAACCGGCAAGGCTGCAGGCCTCGCCTCGTCGTCGGAGTCGCCGTCGAAGCGAATATCGTAGTAGCTTTTTCGGAAGGCAATCGGCTCGATGCGCTGCATGACCATTTGAAGCTCGTCATCAATTTTGGCTTGATTTTCATATATATATTCGACCTTCAAGCGAGCGTTTTCCTTATTCTTTGAATTTTCGCCGACGTATTCCAAAAAGCCTTCGCCGTCTTTAGCGCCGATGAGGTTCGTCCAGTCGCGCCCGTCCCAGTAGGAATAATCCAAATTCGCAACCGGTGCGTCTTTGTAAAAAATCTTGAGCGGCACGATTTTCGTTTTTTCGCCGTCTTCGCTGTCGGTCGCTTTAAACCGAAGATGACCGAAAAGCTCATCCATTTTAACCGGCAGCCACACAATGAGTTTTTGCGCTGAGCGGCCTTCAACGGAAAGGTTGATTTCGTTCCAATCGGGATGGCTTTTCAAGAGTAGAAGCGCCCAATAAGCATAGCGCAGCGCGTCGCCGATGCGCCGTTCCGATTCGGCCTTCAAGGCGGATTTTACAAAAACGATGATTTTTTCCTTGCGCTCGCGAAAGACCTTTTCAACTTCCGTCCGTTTGATGTAGCGAAACACGCGGGCATCCGGCTCGTTGCCGAGAACAAGCCGTTCGGTATTGTTCAGCGTGGCGGTTGAATAAGTTTTGACGACGGAGCGGGTTTTTTCCTGCAAGACGGCTTTGTCGCCCTTGCTTTGTTCATCTACCAAATGCTCGAATTTGCTTTCAACTGTGGTTGAAATTTGACCGGCGAGCATGGCCAATGCCTGCTTATCTGCGACGTTGAGCGTCGCGCCCACGCCTTCGCCCCATAAGTATTGTGGATTTTGCTTTATCTCCTCGATGGTCTGAGCCAAGAGGATATTCAAGTTCAAAATGAAAAGGGCGAAAAAGAAGAGGAATCGTGCGTTTTTCATGGGAATACAGTGGTCACGGGTTCGACGGGTTTTGTATTATAATTCCATTCGGTTCGGAAAATACGAAAATCAAAATTTTTCAATTTCTCAAATATGACTACAACCGCATAATTTCTTCGAGCGAAAGGCCGGTTTCTCGAGCAATCTCTTCCGTACTTGCGCCGAATTTTTTCATTTGAACGGCCAATTTCACCGCAAGCTCTTCTTTTTGTCGGCGGTCGGCGTCTCTTTCCCGGCGCTCTATTTCCAACATTTTTTCCGTTTCGGCTTTTGCTTTCTCGGCTTCCTCACGGCCTTTTTTTTCCGCCGCGATTTGCTTCATATACTTGGCTTCCTGCTCGTCGAATATCAAATCCAGTTCCTCTTCGGCTTCCAAGTTTCGCCGAAATTCCTCGTCCGACAGCGGCGTGCTTAAATACGTCGCCATTTCCGAATATTCCTCCGGCAGTTCTTTCAGGTCTAGGATGTACTCTTTATCGGTTATCCATTTTTGATTGAACAGGGTCAAGAACCGCTCCAAACTCGTTTGACGTTTTTCCGGCAGGCGCTTGACCTGTATGATGTGCGATTGATGCGTCAGGTGTTCCACGAAAAAGCTCTTCACATCCAGCTTTTCCTTGCTGACCGAATTGATGATTTCACGATTGACCGAGACCGCCATGTACGGTAAATCCTCCAATTTATACCCCAAGATGTAGATGGTGATGATCGGATAGGCGGTATGGTATTCGGGATAGCGGTTCGTTTCCGATTCCTTCTCTTTGGGTTTCGACATGTAATTCGCCCCGAGATAGTTTCGGAAGCGATGGATGTCGGTGATATATTTCGATTTTTGCAGTTCGATCAACACCGTTTTGCGCTCGCCGCCCGGTTCTTGAATCACGGCTTTGAAGTCCAGACGAAACAAGGTGAGCCGGCGCTTTTCATCGGGAAACAGCGTTTCCTGTTGCGCCAATGCGACTTCCACGACTTCCGTGTCCAAAATGACCGACAAGACCTTTTTGGCGAACTTGTCGTTCTCCATCAAATATTCGAACGCCTTATCGTAAAGCGGATTGACGATTCTCATTTTTTCTTGCTTTTCGTTTTGACCTCAATTTACATCATTTGTCCGAACCTTGATTCACCTGATGAAAGGCTGGATAAAGACAAAAAATAACGCCTCGTTCTTCTTCCTTGCGCTTTTCTCCTGCCCCCATTTGCCTTTATCAGAGGAATCATGGTTTAAGCTATCCTTTAACGCACCCGTTCCATCTCATCAGACACTGCTTGCCAACCATTCTGAGATGGGAAGTCTACCAGCATATCATAATCCCCTGTGAGGCCAACCTCTTTAACAATTCCTACATCTCCATGCTTGACTTCACCCCACTTACGCTTTGGAGTACTTATACTCCTTTTTACTCTAACTTTATCACCAACTTGAAAGCTCTGTATGATACTAGTCTGTACATGTTCAACCCGTTCCATCTCATCAGACACTGCTTGCCAACCATTCTGAGACGGGAAGTCTACCAGCATATCATAATCCCCTGTGAGGCCAACCTCTTTAACAATTCCTACATCTCCATGCTTGACTTCACCCCAATCACACTTTGGAGTACTTATACTCCTTTTTACTCTAACTTTATCACCAACTTGAAAGAACCCTGACGGAAACGAATCGCTTTTTTCCAGCTTTACGCTTAGGGTTTGCGTTTTGCCTTCCGTCACCTGCACGGTTTGCACCACATCTTTGTACCCCGGTTTTGTCAGCTTTATTTCATAAACGCCTTCCAAAAGGTTTTTCAGGGTTTTCGGCGTTTCGCCCTGTTTTTTGCCCTCTATGTAAATGTCGGCTTCCCAAGGGTCGCTGGCAATATCCAGCGTTCCGTATTTCGGGCGTGGAATCAGGTTTAGGGTTTGGGTTTCGCCTGCGATAATTTCCACCGTTGCTCGGGCGTCTTCATGCTTGGGCTTTGTCGCGGAAACGGTATAAACGCCGGGCAGGAGCCTGCCGGTGTAGCCGCCCGTTCCCACCGGCTTGTTATCAATTCTAATTTCCGCGCCTTCCGCCGTCTCCACGCTCACCGTTCCAAAGGCCTGCTTTAAACGAACCGTGAGCGTTTGCGGCACGCCGGCTTTTACGGTCATACTTCGCTCCGTCGGCTCGTACCATTCGCGCAAAAATTTCAGCCGGTGTTCCCCCGCCATGACTTCGGTTAGTGTGCAAGGCGTGGTTTTTCCGGTCGGGTTGCCGTCCAAAAGCACCGTCGCGCCGCTTTCGGGTTCGCTCTCAAGCCTGAGCGAGGCAAAATTCGGTTTCAGCTTCAGCGTCAATTTTTCCTTATCGCCCGTTCGGGTTAAATCAATCACGCCGGCAGCCGGTTGGTATTTGGCCTTGGTGAGGCGGTAATTGTATTTTTGCTTTTTCAGCTTTTTCTGAAACGGCGTTTGCCCCAGATATTGCTCGTCCAAATAAAGTTCCGCGCCCTCCGGTTCAGTTTGCACCAAAAGCCACGCGCTTTCAATTTCAGGCGCTTCCACGATGGTTTTTATTTTTCCCGTTACCAACACCATCTCATAAACCGTCGCCTCCGAAATCGTTTCGGGATAAACGTAGTCGCGCAAAACGCCGAGCTGATCGTGTTTAATGGTGATTTTTTTTGAGCCGTAAGGGACGTAAATCCACCATTCGCCGGTTTTTTTCAGCGTTTTCATAATGCCCATCATGCCGCCTTCAAAGACGAAGCCGGTCTCGGTGGTCACCATTTTGATGAGGGCGCATTTGTCGCCGTTTTGGTCGATGACGGGATCGGTAATGCGGGCGGTCTGGTCAAGAGGCAGGCTGCGGAACGATTTTACGCTCATTTGCTGCGCCCCGGCTTCCGAGAAAAGCAGCGCCAGCAAAAAAAACGAAAGCAATACATGTTTCATTGTTGAGGAGTTTCCGGTTTTTTCAAATTCATTTTTCTCGGCGGAAAAATAAGGAATTTTCGGGCGGGAAACAGTGATTTGCTTGATTGCAAGGCGGGATAAATCATGTCTTGAACATGATTAAAAAGAATTATAGTAAAAGCGGGAATTTATGATAGAAACTTGTCCCGGATTTAGCTTGCTTACTCAATCCGTGTCGGTCTGAGCGAAGACGAAGACCGGCTTTTAGCGCCCATCGTCTTCGCTCAAAGTACAATATAGTTTTGTAATCTTACATTGCAATAACAGAATTAATTGATAAGCAAAATGAAAGGCAAAAACCTGCCTTAATCCTGTTCGAGACGAAATTTTTTACCACAAAATATTTTCATTCTTGAATATTTATTCGTAATTTTGAATTTTTATTCATCAAAAACCAAAGAAAGACATCACGAGAAATTGAAGCAGAAAGTTTCTATTATCGGCGCTTCGGGCTATTCCGGCTCGGAACTGACACGGCTACTTTCCGATCACCCTGCTGTTGAAATCTTGCATCTTTATGCACACGGACAGGCCGGAAAAAAAGCAGCGGAAGTTTATCCTTACCTCGAAACGGACTTAACCTACGAAACTTACGAAGGCGACCTTTCCTCAAATATTTACTTCCTTGCGCTGCCTCACGGTGAGGCGCTCAAACTCGTTCCCGATTTGCTCAAAGCCGGCAAAAAAGTTATCGACCTTTCCGGCGACTTCCGAATTCATTCGGTGAGCGTGCATGAAAAATATTACAAAAACACGAAGCCGGAAGGCTCAACCCTTCAATACGGTCAGCCGGAGCTCTTCAAAGAGGACATCAAAAAAGCGACGGCTATCAGCAATCCGGGCTGCTACGCAACCAGCATCACGCTTGCGCTTGCGCCCATTTTAACCGATGCACACCTGAAGGCAGAAACTGAGTCCGTTACTGTCAATGCGCTTTCGGGCATGTCGGGTGCTGGGCGCTCGAGCAAAACCATTCACTCGTTCTCGGAAATGTCGGGAAATGTGTGGGCGTATAAAATTGGCGTGCACCAGCATTCGCCGGAAATCCTTCAAAATTTCGGCTTGGACATCGCCTGTCCGCCATTTCCATTCACCTTTGTGCCGATGGTTGCGCCGCTCGTGCGCGGCATCTACACAACGACAACCGTGAAGCTGAAACAAAAATTGTCGCTGGAAGAAGCCCACGCCCGCTTCCGCGATTTTTATAAAAACGAGCCGTTTGTTCGCATTAAAAACGAAGCGCCGGAAATTCGCGGCGTGGCTTATACCAATTATTGCGACATTGGCATTCAATATTGCGATGACTTTGGAAACATCGTCATCATTTCAGCTATAGATAATTTGATCAAAGGCGCTGCGGGCCAGGCCATTCAAAATATGAACTTAATGCTCGGACTTAGCGAGGAAACGGCTTTAAAATCCGGCTTTTTCGGGCAATAAAACGTTGCCATTTCGAGCAGGTGATTTTTCCGGTGGGAAAAGATAAACGGTTAAATGACAACCTTCCCGTGTCGTGTTGAGCGGAGACGAAACACGGCAATCATGAGGACTTATTTTAGTTCCGATTAAAAGTTGTCATCAGGAGACGAAGGCCTGCCTTTTAAAGAAGCCGCACTTCGTCTCCGCTCAGTCCGACATAAGAAAGTCTTGTCATCGCTAACGGAGACAAATCCGAGTTCTAAAACAAAATCAAAATCCGTCTCCGCTCAATCAGGACACAAAGTTCACCAATTTTAGAGGTTACTTTTTTAAACTTCGTAATAAGAAATTTTTAAACCGATTGCTCGTGAGCACATTTATTGTACCCATTTCGCGGGAAGCGGCTTATGAGATTGCCATGCAAACTCCAAAGCCTGAGCATGTTTCCATTTTAGCCGCCCTCGACCAGGAAACAGCAGAAGCTACACCAAAAGGATTTAGCTTTGCTGGTCTTCATTCAGGCGTCAAAAATCGCAACAAAGATTTGATGCTTTCCTACTCCGAACATCCGGCAATTGCAGCTGGCGTATTTACGACCAATGTGGTGAAAGCACCGCCCGTTGTCTTAAGCCAAGAGTTTGTTGCAAAGTCAAATGCCATTCGCGCGATCGTTTGCAATAGCGGCAATGCTAATGCTTGCACCGGCGAACCGGGCATGAAAGACGCAAAAGCGATGGCCGAAATTACCGCAAAGGCACTGAAGATTTTGCCAGAAGAGGTTGTTGTTTCATCGACAGGTGTGATCGGTCGGCTGCTGCCAATGGAGCCTATCAAAAACGGCATTCTGCAAGCTTCGCAGGAGCTTTCTCCAATCGGGTTCCAAAATGCCGCCGCGGCAATTATGACGACGGATACTTTTACTAAAACGCTGTTCATTGAAATTGAGCTTGTTTCTGGCAAAAAGGTAAAGCTCTGCGGCATGGCAAAAGGCTCGGGGATGATTCACCCGAACATGGCAACCATGCTCGCGTTCCTTTCTACCGATGCCACATTTGAAAAATCCGTTTTGCAGCAAGCTCTGTCGGAATCGAACCAATGCTCGTTCAATTGCATTTCAGTTGATGGCGATACCAGCACGAACGATATGGTGGTCGTGCTGGCTAACGGCGCGGCTCAAGCCGAACTCATTGAGCCCGGCAGCGAAAATTACGACCGCTTCCAAGTAGCGCTGCAATACCTGATGACTGTGCTCGGGAAACTCATTGTGCTGGACGGCGAAGGCGCAACCAAATTTATTGAACTTAATATCGAAGGTGCTGAAACTGATGAAGATGCCCGACTCGCTGGAAAAACCGTTGCGACGTCAAGCCTTTTTAAAACAGCGCTTTTCGGCGAAGATGCCAACTGGGGCAGAATTATCGCAGCGCTTGGGCGCTCGGGTGCGGTGTTCAATCCGGCTGATGTGGAAGTTTCTTTCAATGGCTTGCCTATTTTGCAAAAAAATTACGACATCGTCATTAAGGAAGAAGAAGCCAAACGCGTCCTCAAAGAACGGCTCGTTGAAGTCCACATCAAACTTGGTGAAGGCAGCGGGTCTGCGAAAGTCTGGACTTGCGACCTAACAGACGGGTACATCCATATTAATGCAGATTATAGGACATGATGACACAAGCACCATGTCGGCCTGAGCGGGTGCTTTTTTCGATGCGGAAAAAGATAAATTCAACTTTGTCATGCTGAACGCAGAGTGATGCTTCCATTCATAACCAGGTGGATTCTTCGCTAAAACGCTCAGAATGACATGATTATCTAAAAGTTCAATAAAAACCATAAATGCCGTAATCAATTCAAATGGAACACTTTAAGCAAAACATCAAACCGATTATTTCCAGCAAGCAGGTAGCCATCGAGAAAGTTCTGATTGAAGCCCTTCCCTACATTCGCGAGTTCGAAGGGAAAACTTTTGTGGTGAAATACGGCGGCGCAGCCATGACGGACGAAAACCTAAAATCGGCTTTTGCCCAAAATGTAACGCTGCTTCGGAAAGTCGGTATCAATGTCGTGCTGGTGCATGGCGGCGGGAAGGAAATCACCGGTCTTGCTGAAAAACTCGGGCTTAAAACGGAGTTTCGCCAAGGCAGGCGGGTTACGGATGCGGACATGATTAATGCTGTGCAAATGACGCTTGCCGGCAAACTTAACCAAGACATTGTTCGCCTGATCAGTTCGCACGGCGGAAAAGCCGTCGGCGTTTCTGGGCTCGATGCTGATTTGATTACCGCCAAGCAATTTAGAAATCAAAACGGCTCGGATTTGGGATTTGTTGGTGAAGTGACCGAAGTCAATACCAACTACATCGACTTGCTTTGCCAAGCCGGCCTCATTCCGGTGATTGCGCCAATCGGCTCGGACGAGAAAGGACAAATCTACAACATCAACGCCGACGACGCAGCCAGCAGCATCGCCATTTCGCTTAAGGCCGAAAAGCTGATTTACGTCAGCGATGTGGTCGGCATTTATGCGGACAACCACATTTTGCGAACGGTTCAAAAAAAGGACGCCGCCGAGCTTATCGAATCCGGCGTTGTCACAGGCGGGATGATTCCAAAAGTGCTTTCCGCGTTTAGAACGCTCGACGCGGGCGTGAAAAAAGTTCATCTTATCGACGGGAGCTTTGCGCACTCGTTGCTGTTGGAAATCTTTACCAACGACGGCGTCGGCACGCAGTTTGTCATTTCAGACGATAGATTCTACTCTTTTAACGACAACGATTAAAAACCCATTTTACCGTGCAATACCCATTTTATCTTGACACAACCAAGTCAAATCCGAAAGAATCGCTTCCAGTGAAAAAACGCGATTTTATTTCCATAGATAGCTTAACCTCGGAACTCATCTACGAGCTTTTCGATTTTAGCGCGTATATCAAAGCCATTCGCCGCTCGCCAAATCCTGACGCGCCATTTTTGCCGCTTAAAAATCGCACGGTTGCGATGATTTTTGAAAAACCGTCGCTCAGAACGCGCGTTTCTTTTGAGGTGGGCGTTCATGAACTTGGCGGCTATGCGATTAACTTGACCGGCGACGGTATCGGCATCGGCAAACGCGAGTCGGTTAAAGACGTGGCAGGCTTGCTTTCGCGCTACAACGACGCCATCGTCGCTCGGCTCTACAGCCACGACATGATGGAAGAACTTGCGCATTACGCCACGATTCCCGTCATCAATGCGCTCACCGACCTTTCACACCCTTGTCAAGTGCTGGCCGACGCTTTTACGCTTTATGAAAAAGGCCTTTGGCACGACGGCATCAAAGTCGTGTTTGTCGGTGACG
Above is a window of Chloroherpeton thalassium ATCC 35110 DNA encoding:
- a CDS encoding LPP20 family lipoprotein, with the protein product MKNARFLFFFALFILNLNILLAQTIEEIKQNPQYLWGEGVGATLNVADKQALAMLAGQISTTVESKFEHLVDEQSKGDKAVLQEKTRSVVKTYSTATLNNTERLVLGNEPDARVFRYIKRTEVEKVFRERKEKIIVFVKSALKAESERRIGDALRYAYWALLLLKSHPDWNEINLSVEGRSAQKLIVWLPVKMDELFGHLRFKATDSEDGEKTKIVPLKIFYKDAPVANLDYSYWDGRDWTNLIGAKDGEGFLEYVGENSKNKENARLKVEYIYENQAKIDDELQMVMQRIEPIAFRKSYYDIRFDGDSDDEARPAALPVAADMEFVRNPETYKEIVQKVSAAIRNGKYRSVKRFFTEEGFEIFQKLVGYGNARILSTPEPQIFAHRGEVMYRSVKMAFHFQNNYKKFVEDVVFHFDKEKKIESLSFGLSEKAFSSIMEQEAWEKSNRFVLINFLEHFKTAYALKRADYIESIFADNALIITGHLVKNADVENRFKNNRIVKYNRQPKAEYIGNLRYSFGSKEYINIRFEESRVRKGGTGGNVYGVQIKQHYFSSNYGDTGYLFLMVDLNDTNKPLIHVRTWQPNISDIDSTYDMSIF
- a CDS encoding PEGA domain-containing protein, with the protein product MKHVLLSFFLLALLFSEAGAQQMSVKSFRSLPLDQTARITDPVIDQNGDKCALIKMVTTETGFVFEGGMMGIMKTLKKTGEWWIYVPYGSKKITIKHDQLGVLRDYVYPETISEATVYEMVLVTGKIKTIVEAPEIESAWLLVQTEPEGAELYLDEQYLGQTPFQKKLKKQKYNYRLTKAKYQPAAGVIDLTRTGDKEKLTLKLKPNFASLRLESEPESGATVLLDGNPTGKTTPCTLTEVMAGEHRLKFLREWYEPTERSMTVKAGVPQTLTVRLKQAFGTVSVETAEGAEIRIDNKPVGTGGYTGRLLPGVYTVSATKPKHEDARATVEIIAGETQTLNLIPRPKYGTLDIASDPWEADIYIEGKKQGETPKTLKNLLEGVYEIKLTKPGYKDVVQTVQVTEGKTQTLSVKLEKSDSFPSGFFQVGDKVRVKRSISTPKCDWGEVKHGDVGIVKEVGLTGDYDMLVDFPSQNGWQAVSDEMERVEHVQTSIIQSFQVGDKVRVKRSISTPKRKWGEVKHGDVGIVKEVGLTGDYDMLVDFPSQNGWQAVSDEMERVR
- the argF gene encoding ornithine carbamoyltransferase — its product is MQYPFYLDTTKSNPKESLPVKKRDFISIDSLTSELIYELFDFSAYIKAIRRSPNPDAPFLPLKNRTVAMIFEKPSLRTRVSFEVGVHELGGYAINLTGDGIGIGKRESVKDVAGLLSRYNDAIVARLYSHDMMEELAHYATIPVINALTDLSHPCQVLADAFTLYEKGLWHDGIKVVFVGDGNNVANSWIELAGLLPIHFVLTCPKGYEPDEQIFEKAKASGISKIEIINDPKEAVAEADVLYSDVWTSMGQEAEKQKRLNDFQPYQLNAELLSHAKSSAVVMHCMPAKRGEEITNDVIDGEQSIILDEAENRLHLQKALMVKLLNRELYKDFGLTHRLQNAAQKYESQKR
- the argC gene encoding N-acetyl-gamma-glutamyl-phosphate reductase; translated protein: MKQKVSIIGASGYSGSELTRLLSDHPAVEILHLYAHGQAGKKAAEVYPYLETDLTYETYEGDLSSNIYFLALPHGEALKLVPDLLKAGKKVIDLSGDFRIHSVSVHEKYYKNTKPEGSTLQYGQPELFKEDIKKATAISNPGCYATSITLALAPILTDAHLKAETESVTVNALSGMSGAGRSSKTIHSFSEMSGNVWAYKIGVHQHSPEILQNFGLDIACPPFPFTFVPMVAPLVRGIYTTTTVKLKQKLSLEEAHARFRDFYKNEPFVRIKNEAPEIRGVAYTNYCDIGIQYCDDFGNIVIISAIDNLIKGAAGQAIQNMNLMLGLSEETALKSGFFGQ
- the argJ gene encoding bifunctional glutamate N-acetyltransferase/amino-acid acetyltransferase ArgJ is translated as MSTFIVPISREAAYEIAMQTPKPEHVSILAALDQETAEATPKGFSFAGLHSGVKNRNKDLMLSYSEHPAIAAGVFTTNVVKAPPVVLSQEFVAKSNAIRAIVCNSGNANACTGEPGMKDAKAMAEITAKALKILPEEVVVSSTGVIGRLLPMEPIKNGILQASQELSPIGFQNAAAAIMTTDTFTKTLFIEIELVSGKKVKLCGMAKGSGMIHPNMATMLAFLSTDATFEKSVLQQALSESNQCSFNCISVDGDTSTNDMVVVLANGAAQAELIEPGSENYDRFQVALQYLMTVLGKLIVLDGEGATKFIELNIEGAETDEDARLAGKTVATSSLFKTALFGEDANWGRIIAALGRSGAVFNPADVEVSFNGLPILQKNYDIVIKEEEAKRVLKERLVEVHIKLGEGSGSAKVWTCDLTDGYIHINADYRT
- the argB gene encoding acetylglutamate kinase, whose protein sequence is MEHFKQNIKPIISSKQVAIEKVLIEALPYIREFEGKTFVVKYGGAAMTDENLKSAFAQNVTLLRKVGINVVLVHGGGKEITGLAEKLGLKTEFRQGRRVTDADMINAVQMTLAGKLNQDIVRLISSHGGKAVGVSGLDADLITAKQFRNQNGSDLGFVGEVTEVNTNYIDLLCQAGLIPVIAPIGSDEKGQIYNINADDAASSIAISLKAEKLIYVSDVVGIYADNHILRTVQKKDAAELIESGVVTGGMIPKVLSAFRTLDAGVKKVHLIDGSFAHSLLLEIFTNDGVGTQFVISDDRFYSFNDND